The Microcystis aeruginosa NIES-843 sequence CTGGCAGAGTTTGTTAAAAATGTTTAATGAATGGGCATTAGAAGAATATGGACAAAGAGATGATATAAATTGGCTAGGTATGGATGGAAAAAGTCTCAAAAACACCCTAAAGAATCCTAATAATGAACAACAAAATTTTATCATGTTTGTCTCATTGTTTAGTCAAGAAAGTGGATTAGTATTACACTTAAAAAGAATCGAAAACAAAAAAGGGTCTGAAATCGACGAAGGGCAAGCTATAATTGAGGATTGCTCTCTCCAAAATAAAGTTTTTACTGGCGATGCTTTACACTGTCAGAAAAAAACAATCAGCTTAATAGCCAAGAGTAAAAATGACTATGTTATCACCGTTAAAGGAAATCAGAAAAATCTTTATAAGCGAATACAAGACCTGAGTAATTCCTCAAAGCCAGAAAGTTGCTTTCTTGAACAAGATAATAGTCATGGACGAAAAATATCAAGAAAAATAGAAGTTTTTAAAGTGAGAAAAAATGAAAGACAAGGGTTTGAAAATCTGCGAAGAGTTATTAAAGTAGAAAGAAAGGGTAGTCGCGGGGATAAAACCTATGAAGAAACAGCTTACTATATCAGTAGCCTAACCGAATCCGCTCAAGTATTTGCTAAAATTATTCGAGGACATTGGAAAATAGAAAATCAGTTACATTGGGTAAAAGATGTAATTTTTGAGGAAGATAAAAGCGAGATAAGTGATTTTCAAGCGGCCAGCAATTGGTCAATTCTCACAACTATAGGATTGAATCTTTTCAGAGGTTTGGGTTTTCTCTCAATAACAGAGGGACAGAGGTGGTTAGCTGAACGTTGGGAAAAACTGATAGTTTTATCGACGTAAGAAGCAGAAAAATTAGCTAAATTAACAGGATGTACTCTCAGACAATTTCAAGAAAGATAGGCTTTTAGTGGCTTGGAAACAGGCTTTATCAATTTATTCATAATCAATATTGGCAGAGGATTAAAGATTAGTTATTGTCACTAACTCTTTTGATTAGAAAAAGATAAACTTGAGAATTTTCATTCAAATTTATTGACTCAAAATCAGCTGTAATTAATTTAAATGAAACAGCCCTACCTTGATAAGGGGGGTGCCGGTAGGCGGGGGGATCTCCCTTGATAAGGGGGGCATCTGAT is a genomic window containing:
- a CDS encoding ISAs1-like element ISMae8 family transposase, with the protein product MLSLIEKLKQVKDFRKDKGKRHPLWIVLVVIILGTMLGYSGYRELGEFAKNNRHRLSKEFNIIPERVPSYSTIRRVMMGVDWQSLLKMFNEWALEEYGQRDDINWLGMDGKSLKNTLKNPNNEQQNFIMFVSLFSQESGLVLHLKRIENKKGSEIDEGQAIIEDCSLQNKVFTGDALHCQKKTISLIAKSKNDYVITVKGNQKNLYKRIQDLSNSSKPESCFLEQDNSHGRKISRKIEVFKVRKNERQGFENLRRVIKVERKGSRGDKTYEETAYYISSLTESAQVFAKIIRGHWKIENQLHWVKDVIFEEDKSEISDFQAASNWSILTTIGLNLFRGLGFLSITEGQRWLAERWEKLIVLST